From the Synechococcus sp. MU1617 genome, the window CCCCGCTGGACCACTCACCAGCAGTGTGGGCAGCGATAGCGCTGCGAAGTTCAAGGCCAGCACGAAGGGATCCACGCCCCCTTTCATCAGAATCCAGCCCTTGGCGGTGATGCCGGCGAAAGAACCCGCCGTGCTCATGCCGGAGGCGATCAGAAAAAGCTGGCGTTGCTGTTCGGCCCGCAGTTGGAGGAGGATCAACCCTGGCGTCTCGCTGCGGCCACCATCGCGCGGGCACCAACAATCCGCCCGCCGAGGTCGTAGATGTCGGCCCCGGTGATCTCCACCGGCACCAGGCTGCCCGGCGCGGCCTGCTGACCATCGTCGCCGGGTTGCACTCGCACTTCACCGTCCACTTCGGGTGCAAAGCGGGCGCAGCGACCGATCATCTCGCCGGTTTGCGGGTTGTGCTGTTCGATCAGCACGTCAACAGTGCGCCCTACCCAGCGGCTGTTCCGTTCCGCCGAAATGGGTTGTTGTAGAGCCATCAGGGCATCCTTGCGGGCCTGAGCTACCTCGGGATCGACGCGATCGGGCAGGTCGGCAGCTGCCGTGCCGTCCTCCGGCGAGAAGGTGAACACACCCACGTGATCAAAGCGCTGGCGCTCGAGGAAGCCCATCAGGTGCTGGAAGTGCTCCTCGGTTTCGCCGGGGAACCCCACGATCAGCGTGGTGCGCAGCACCGCGTCGGGCAGTTGGTCGCGGATCTGATCCAGCAGGCGGTCGTTCACATCCGCCTGCCAGGGGCGGTTCATCGCCCGCAGCACTTCCGGATGGCTGTGCTGCAACGGCAGATCCAGATAAGGCACCACATTGGGCACCTCCCGGTATGCCGCCAGCACATCTGGGGTCAGCCCGGTGGGGTAGGCGTAGTGCACCCGGATCCAAGGGATTTCCACTTCGCCCAGGGCCCGCAGCAGTTCCGCCAGCTTGGGTTTGCCGTAGAGGTCAAGGCCGTAGTTGGTGGTGATCTGGCTGATCAGGATCAGCTCCTGCACTCCCTGTTCCGCCAGTTGGTGGGCTTCGGCCACGATTGATTCGATCGGTCGGCTGCGCTGATCTCCCCGCAGCTTCGGAATGATGCAGAAGGCGCAGCGGTAGTCGCAGCCTTCAGCCACCTTGAGGAAGGCCACTGCTTGGTCGGTGGTGCGCTGGCGCGGCAGGTGTTCGTCA encodes:
- the rimO gene encoding 30S ribosomal protein S12 methylthiotransferase RimO, whose product is MTSTPTKPTVAFAHLGCEKNRVDTEHMVGLLAEAGYGVSTDESNAAVVVVNTCSFIQDAREESVRTLVGLAEQGKELIIAGCLAQHFQEELLESIPEAKAIVGTGDYQHIVDVLQRVEAGERVNQVSAVPTFVGDEHLPRQRTTDQAVAFLKVAEGCDYRCAFCIIPKLRGDQRSRPIESIVAEAHQLAEQGVQELILISQITTNYGLDLYGKPKLAELLRALGEVEIPWIRVHYAYPTGLTPDVLAAYREVPNVVPYLDLPLQHSHPEVLRAMNRPWQADVNDRLLDQIRDQLPDAVLRTTLIVGFPGETEEHFQHLMGFLERQRFDHVGVFTFSPEDGTAAADLPDRVDPEVAQARKDALMALQQPISAERNSRWVGRTVDVLIEQHNPQTGEMIGRCARFAPEVDGEVRVQPGDDGQQAAPGSLVPVEITGADIYDLGGRIVGARAMVAAARRQG